A region from the Acidimicrobiales bacterium genome encodes:
- a CDS encoding cation diffusion facilitator family transporter — protein MGTRGHSGDGHPHHDHGRRGWIGRLGELMAHHAHHAHPAHGSHGALGEVDQVLQGSREGMRAVRLSLFGLALTAAAQLAVFLVSGSVALLGDALHNLADSLTAVPLGLAFLVGRRPPSRRYVYGYGRAEDLAGLAVVAAIAASSVAAGYESVNRLLHPQHVQLLGAVAAAAVLGFLGNEWVARFRITVGRRIGSASLVADGLHARTDGLTSLAVLLGAAGVAAGFRLADPIAGLAITVAIVLVGREAARDVFRRLMDAVEPELVDRCASVLAAVPGVRGVGDLRLRWIGHALWAEAEVAVSGELTVSEGHDIAEQARHALLHDVPRLTSALVHVDPADGHGVDHHAEVAHHRVSWKRPTA, from the coding sequence ATGGGGACGCGTGGCCACAGCGGCGACGGGCACCCGCACCACGACCACGGTCGGCGGGGATGGATCGGTCGCCTGGGCGAGCTGATGGCGCACCACGCGCACCACGCCCACCCTGCGCACGGCTCGCACGGAGCCCTCGGGGAGGTCGACCAGGTCCTCCAGGGAAGCCGGGAAGGAATGCGGGCGGTGCGGCTTTCTCTGTTCGGCCTGGCGCTGACAGCTGCGGCCCAGCTGGCCGTCTTCCTCGTGAGCGGATCGGTGGCCCTGCTGGGAGACGCCCTGCACAACCTGGCCGATTCTCTGACGGCCGTCCCCCTCGGGCTGGCATTCCTCGTGGGCCGCAGGCCGCCGAGTCGCCGCTACGTCTACGGCTACGGGCGCGCCGAGGACCTCGCCGGGCTGGCCGTGGTGGCCGCGATCGCCGCCTCCTCCGTCGCTGCCGGCTACGAGTCGGTGAACCGGTTGTTGCATCCCCAGCACGTGCAGCTGCTCGGCGCCGTGGCTGCCGCCGCCGTGCTGGGGTTCCTGGGGAACGAATGGGTGGCTCGTTTCCGCATCACGGTCGGACGCCGTATCGGCTCGGCCTCGTTGGTCGCGGACGGGCTCCACGCGCGTACCGACGGCCTCACCTCGCTGGCAGTGCTCTTGGGCGCGGCGGGCGTGGCGGCCGGCTTCCGTCTGGCCGATCCGATCGCCGGGCTGGCGATCACCGTTGCCATCGTCCTGGTGGGGCGGGAGGCGGCGCGGGATGTGTTTCGTCGGCTCATGGACGCCGTGGAGCCCGAGCTGGTCGACCGCTGCGCGTCGGTCCTCGCTGCGGTGCCCGGTGTTCGAGGTGTCGGCGACCTGCGCCTACGCTGGATCGGCCACGCCCTTTGGGCCGAGGCGGAAGTGGCGGTGAGCGGCGAGCTCACCGTGAGCGAGGGCCACGACATCGCCGAGCAGGCCCGGCACGCGCTGCTGCACGACGTCCCCCGGCTCACCTCGGCCCTGGTGCACGTCGACCCCGCGGACGGCCACGGCGTGGACCACCATGCAGAGGTCGCGCACCACCGGGTGTCCTGGAAGCGGCCGACGGCCTGA
- a CDS encoding enoyl-CoA hydratase — translation MDLATVLYEVDGPVATITMNRPEVANAQDTALIDDLDAAFDAADADDAVRVVILAGAGRHFSSGHDLKALVGQSEPDEWVRMRETPEGKRRHEQVMYFDRCVKIYHFRKPTIAAVHGSCIAAGMMLASMCDIIVAAEDSVFQNPVLRMTGAGVELLVEPWELGIRKAKEFLLTGDPIDASEAWRLGMVNRVVANDRLMEATREMADKIALVPPVTAQVVKDSINHTFELMGKEQAWKYHFIAHHWMHNTATAQGALAQRQTKASMKDVFADRDRGDVPTSGQ, via the coding sequence ATGGACCTGGCTACGGTCCTCTACGAGGTCGACGGACCGGTGGCGACCATCACCATGAACCGGCCCGAGGTGGCCAACGCCCAGGACACCGCGCTCATCGACGACCTGGACGCCGCCTTCGACGCCGCCGACGCCGACGACGCGGTGCGCGTCGTGATCCTCGCCGGCGCCGGGCGCCACTTCTCGTCCGGCCACGACCTCAAGGCGCTGGTAGGGCAGAGCGAGCCCGACGAGTGGGTGCGGATGCGGGAGACCCCCGAAGGAAAGCGCCGCCACGAGCAGGTCATGTACTTCGACCGGTGCGTGAAGATCTACCACTTCCGCAAGCCGACGATCGCCGCGGTGCATGGCAGCTGCATCGCCGCCGGCATGATGCTGGCCTCGATGTGCGACATCATCGTCGCGGCCGAGGACTCCGTGTTCCAGAACCCCGTCCTGCGCATGACGGGCGCGGGCGTCGAGCTCCTCGTCGAGCCGTGGGAGCTCGGCATCCGCAAGGCGAAGGAGTTCCTCCTCACCGGAGACCCGATCGACGCATCCGAGGCCTGGCGACTGGGGATGGTCAACCGGGTCGTGGCGAACGACAGGCTCATGGAGGCAACCAGGGAGATGGCCGACAAGATCGCGCTCGTCCCCCCCGTGACCGCTCAGGTGGTGAAGGACTCGATCAACCACACCTTCGAGCTCATGGGCAAGGAGCAGGCCTGGAAGTACCACTTCATCGCCCATCACTGGATGCACAACACGGCGACGGCGCAGGGCGCCCTCGCCCAGCGCCAGACCAAGGCCTCGATGAAGGACGTGTTCGCCGACCGCGACCGGGGCGACGTGCCCACGTCGGGCCAGTAG
- a CDS encoding cation-translocating P-type ATPase: protein MTDLVGQAVDLGAHQVAAVRRQLHGSGRAHRRSWVGNGRAHIEVRAVDRSTGQALARRIEHDLEAIGGVDWATVNAVLGRVVVAFDEDETPFDRLLATVEAAEMACDVAQEQFPRDRPPLPGDSEPLLRNLTALGADTVGLGVSVFGQILRTTPIPGELASVIALADSQPRVRHLLESRIGYPATDLGFALASALAQALGQGPLGLLVDMGHRANLVGEIRARQRAWDSREPELVAQKGRPPVPPIETRGRPTALPRGPVERHADRASLAAFGVFGLSFAATKDPRRAANTLMAAAPKAARLGREAFAARLGRDLANRDVIVLNPSALRHLDRIDTVIVDRSAVWGERTLDPLADAFVARVRDAGYSLVVSGVDRQGRLRLGAERSIPGGAELAGSIRSLQREGRVVACVSATADAALRAADCGIGLTRPSSPPPWGADLLCGRGLEAPCRIVEAAAAARLASRRSTLLAAGGSAIGAVGVLLGPGRGAAQRGLLPVNAAALLAEAAGTWSAAEVARRARPVPSGLPDWHAMGIEETLTALGSSRTGLTRAEAAKRAATAADNAAMQGSSNLASALVAELANPLTPLLALGAGLSAAVGSVMDAALVGSVVAINAGISAAQRLRTEHSLEELTRTTAVKATVARGGDLVEVPADVLVVGDVVRVTAGEVVPADCRLLEAAWCEVDESSLTGESQPVAKDPEPVPDGAVAERRSMLYAGTTVVAGSALAVVVATGTATEAGRSVASVGDPPPSGVEARLHALTMATLPVTLLSGAAVGTMGFLRRRPLRESVGSGVSLMVAAVPEGLPLLASVAQQSAAHRLSQHEALVRNPRTIEALGRVDLLCFDKTGTLTEGRIGLQRVSDGIVDEAVDALGPGRRAVLAAALRASPRPGDGEVLTHATDRAVVDGAAAVGVAAGDGLGGWEPEGELAFEPGRGFHAVLGRAPDGFRIAIKGAPESVLARCSAYRGPGGGRQPLDRRTRKRLDAEVERLAQQGLRVLAVGERRSTGADELEEDQLRDFELLGFVALADLVRSTAAAAVRTLRRAGVDVAMITGDHPSTAEAIASELGILNGGRVLTGPDLERHGEAELDGAISDATVFARVTPADKVRIVEAFQRTGRVVAMTGDGANDAPAIRLANAGIALGRRGTPAARAAADLVVTDDRIETIIDAIVEGRAMWARVRDALAILVGGNLGEVAFTLAGTAIAGRSPLNARQLLLVNLLTDMVPAMAIALQPPEKTSPEALLHEGPEASLGAALTRQIALRAATTAGGATAAWLVASGTGRPTRARTVGLVAVVGTQMGQTIVAGRRSPAVIASALASAGLLVPIIQVPPLSRFFGCTPLGPVGWTTAVVSASAATGASIAVPWAASRVLGSRSRPASNPRADQESEGDHGPGDEQEVTSRRRSASPSSASG from the coding sequence GTGACAGACCTCGTCGGCCAGGCCGTCGACCTCGGTGCCCATCAGGTGGCCGCGGTGCGCCGGCAGCTCCATGGATCCGGCCGGGCGCACCGTCGCAGCTGGGTCGGCAACGGCCGGGCTCACATCGAGGTGCGGGCCGTCGACCGTTCCACTGGGCAGGCGCTGGCCCGTCGGATCGAGCACGATCTCGAGGCCATAGGGGGTGTCGACTGGGCCACGGTCAACGCCGTGCTGGGTCGGGTCGTCGTCGCTTTCGACGAAGACGAGACCCCTTTCGACAGGCTGCTGGCCACGGTCGAGGCCGCCGAGATGGCCTGCGACGTGGCCCAGGAGCAGTTCCCGCGCGACCGCCCTCCGCTCCCTGGCGACTCGGAGCCCCTGCTCCGCAACCTCACCGCCCTCGGCGCCGACACGGTCGGGCTCGGCGTGAGCGTGTTCGGCCAGATCCTCCGGACAACTCCGATCCCAGGCGAGCTGGCCTCGGTCATCGCCCTGGCGGACAGCCAGCCGCGCGTCCGCCACCTCCTCGAGAGCCGCATCGGCTATCCCGCGACCGACCTGGGGTTCGCCCTGGCCAGCGCCCTCGCCCAGGCTCTCGGCCAGGGACCGCTGGGTCTCCTGGTGGACATGGGTCACCGGGCGAACCTCGTGGGAGAGATCCGGGCCCGCCAGCGAGCGTGGGACAGTCGAGAGCCGGAGCTCGTCGCCCAGAAGGGACGCCCACCCGTCCCGCCGATCGAGACACGAGGACGCCCCACCGCCCTGCCCAGAGGTCCGGTCGAGCGGCACGCCGATCGCGCGTCCCTGGCCGCCTTCGGCGTGTTCGGACTCTCGTTCGCGGCCACGAAGGACCCGCGGAGAGCGGCCAACACGTTGATGGCGGCGGCACCGAAGGCCGCCCGTCTCGGAAGGGAGGCGTTCGCCGCTCGGCTGGGGCGCGATCTGGCCAACCGTGACGTCATCGTCCTCAACCCTTCCGCCCTCCGCCATCTCGATCGCATCGACACGGTCATCGTCGACCGCTCGGCCGTCTGGGGCGAGCGGACCCTCGACCCACTCGCTGACGCCTTCGTCGCCCGCGTGCGCGACGCCGGCTACAGCCTCGTCGTCTCCGGCGTCGACCGACAGGGTCGGCTCCGCCTCGGTGCCGAACGCTCCATTCCCGGGGGCGCCGAGCTGGCCGGCTCCATCCGCTCACTGCAGCGTGAGGGTCGGGTCGTCGCCTGTGTCTCGGCCACCGCCGACGCCGCGCTGCGGGCCGCTGACTGCGGGATCGGCCTGACGAGGCCGTCCTCTCCCCCGCCGTGGGGCGCCGACCTGCTCTGCGGCCGGGGCCTAGAGGCGCCGTGTCGCATCGTCGAAGCCGCCGCTGCGGCGCGGCTCGCCAGCCGTCGTAGCACGCTCCTGGCCGCCGGCGGGTCGGCGATCGGTGCCGTCGGCGTCCTGCTCGGACCCGGTCGGGGCGCTGCACAGCGAGGCCTGCTCCCGGTCAACGCCGCTGCCCTCCTCGCCGAGGCGGCCGGGACCTGGTCGGCGGCCGAGGTGGCACGGCGGGCCCGCCCGGTGCCGAGCGGCCTGCCGGACTGGCACGCCATGGGGATCGAAGAGACCCTCACCGCCCTGGGGAGCTCCCGCACCGGTCTGACCAGGGCGGAGGCGGCGAAGCGGGCGGCAACCGCCGCCGACAACGCCGCCATGCAGGGGTCGTCGAACCTGGCATCGGCCCTCGTGGCGGAGCTGGCCAACCCTCTCACTCCCCTGCTCGCCCTTGGCGCCGGGCTGTCTGCGGCCGTCGGGTCCGTCATGGACGCCGCGCTGGTGGGAAGCGTCGTCGCCATCAACGCCGGCATCAGTGCCGCCCAACGGCTGCGGACCGAGCACTCGCTGGAGGAGCTCACCCGGACGACGGCGGTGAAGGCGACGGTGGCCCGAGGGGGAGATCTCGTCGAGGTGCCGGCCGACGTGCTCGTCGTCGGCGATGTGGTGCGGGTCACCGCGGGCGAGGTCGTCCCGGCCGACTGTCGGCTGCTCGAGGCGGCGTGGTGTGAGGTCGACGAGTCCAGCCTCACCGGCGAGTCGCAGCCCGTGGCCAAGGACCCGGAGCCGGTTCCCGACGGCGCCGTGGCCGAGCGCCGCTCCATGTTGTACGCCGGCACCACGGTCGTCGCCGGCAGCGCCCTGGCCGTTGTGGTGGCCACCGGGACGGCGACCGAGGCGGGTCGCAGCGTGGCGAGCGTCGGCGATCCTCCGCCCAGCGGCGTCGAGGCTCGCCTCCACGCGCTCACCATGGCCACCCTGCCCGTGACGCTCCTCAGCGGCGCTGCCGTCGGCACCATGGGCTTCCTCCGGCGCCGCCCCCTTCGTGAGTCGGTGGGATCGGGCGTGAGCCTCATGGTGGCGGCCGTACCCGAGGGATTACCGCTGCTCGCCAGCGTGGCCCAGCAGTCAGCCGCCCACCGTCTCTCCCAGCACGAGGCGCTCGTTCGCAATCCGCGCACCATCGAGGCTCTCGGCCGGGTCGACCTTCTCTGCTTTGACAAGACCGGCACCCTGACCGAGGGCAGGATCGGCTTGCAGCGAGTCTCCGACGGCATCGTCGACGAGGCCGTGGACGCCCTCGGACCCGGCCGCAGGGCGGTGCTGGCGGCGGCGCTGCGAGCCAGCCCACGCCCAGGAGACGGCGAGGTGCTCACTCACGCCACCGATCGGGCAGTGGTCGACGGTGCCGCCGCGGTCGGCGTCGCCGCTGGCGACGGCCTGGGCGGCTGGGAACCGGAAGGTGAGCTGGCGTTCGAGCCCGGCCGGGGCTTTCACGCCGTCCTGGGTCGAGCCCCGGACGGTTTCCGGATCGCGATCAAGGGTGCCCCGGAGTCGGTGCTGGCGCGCTGCAGCGCCTACCGAGGCCCGGGTGGCGGTCGTCAGCCGCTCGACCGGCGCACTCGGAAGCGGCTCGATGCCGAGGTCGAGCGGCTCGCCCAGCAAGGCCTGCGGGTGCTCGCGGTCGGGGAGCGACGCTCGACTGGTGCCGACGAGCTCGAGGAGGACCAGCTGCGCGACTTCGAGCTGCTGGGCTTCGTCGCCCTGGCGGACCTCGTCCGCTCGACGGCCGCCGCCGCCGTTCGCACCCTCCGTCGCGCCGGTGTCGATGTGGCCATGATCACGGGGGACCATCCGAGCACCGCCGAAGCCATCGCCTCCGAGCTGGGCATCCTCAACGGCGGACGCGTCCTCACCGGACCCGACCTCGAACGGCACGGCGAGGCCGAGCTGGATGGCGCAATCTCCGACGCGACCGTGTTCGCCCGTGTGACCCCGGCCGACAAGGTGCGCATCGTCGAGGCCTTCCAGCGGACGGGGCGCGTGGTGGCGATGACGGGCGACGGTGCCAACGACGCCCCGGCCATCCGGCTCGCCAACGCGGGGATCGCCCTCGGCCGACGGGGCACCCCCGCCGCCCGGGCCGCGGCCGACCTCGTCGTGACCGACGACCGCATCGAGACGATCATCGACGCCATCGTCGAGGGCCGGGCCATGTGGGCCAGGGTGCGGGACGCCCTGGCAATACTCGTCGGCGGCAACCTCGGCGAGGTGGCCTTCACCCTGGCCGGGACTGCGATCGCCGGGCGATCCCCCCTCAACGCCCGCCAGCTGCTGCTCGTCAACCTGCTCACCGACATGGTGCCGGCGATGGCCATCGCCCTCCAGCCTCCGGAGAAGACCTCGCCCGAGGCCCTCCTGCACGAGGGACCCGAGGCGTCCCTCGGCGCAGCCCTCACCCGCCAGATCGCGCTGCGGGCGGCCACGACGGCGGGCGGGGCCACCGCCGCCTGGCTGGTGGCCAGCGGCACCGGCCGCCCGACCAGGGCCCGGACCGTCGGCCTGGTCGCCGTCGTCGGCACCCAGATGGGTCAGACCATCGTGGCCGGCAGGCGCAGCCCGGCCGTCATCGCCTCGGCCCTGGCCTCGGCCGGGCTGCTCGTGCCCATCATCCAGGTCCCGCCCCTCAGTCGGTTCTTCGGGTGCACTCCTCTCGGGCCCGTCGGCTGGACCACCGCCGTCGTCTCGGCGTCGGCTGCAACGGGGGCGTCCATCGCCGTGCCGTGGGCGGCGTCGCGGGTGTTGGGAAGCCGGTCCCGCCCGGCGTCGAATCCTCGGGCCGATCAAGAGTCGGAGGGTGATCACGGCCCAGGCGACGAACAAGAGGTCACCAGTCGTCGCCGCAGCGCGTCGCCCTCGTCGGCGTCAGGGTGA
- a CDS encoding cupin domain-containing protein, producing MDVRSIVEVAPEVEHNGTVPVWWLVRPQEMKEITDGGYLELVNEFEVAGGGAVYPHTHPTHEFYYVTSGRGIMTIEGDEAEIAQGDLVHIPPDAVHSLKPVSDNASIHCFCFAVGVKGAGAIDYTTH from the coding sequence ATGGATGTCAGATCGATCGTCGAGGTGGCGCCGGAAGTCGAGCACAACGGCACCGTTCCGGTCTGGTGGTTGGTCCGCCCCCAGGAGATGAAGGAGATCACGGACGGCGGGTACCTCGAGCTGGTGAACGAGTTCGAGGTGGCTGGCGGCGGGGCCGTGTACCCCCACACCCACCCGACGCACGAGTTCTATTACGTCACTTCGGGGCGGGGCATCATGACCATCGAGGGCGACGAGGCGGAGATCGCCCAGGGCGACCTCGTGCACATACCTCCTGACGCCGTGCACAGCCTGAAGCCGGTGAGCGACAACGCCTCGATCCACTGCTTTTGCTTCGCCGTCGGGGTCAAGGGCGCGGGAGCTATCGACTACACGACCCACTGA
- a CDS encoding CaiB/BaiF CoA-transferase family protein, producing the protein MPGPLEGLRVIDVGTRLAAPFCAGLLGEMGADVVKVEQPSGGDFMRTIGPFEDGYSLFWAVEGRGRRSATLDLRQPRGQELFRRLAAHADVVCENFRPGTMEGWHIGPADLDPRLVMVRISVFGQDGPKAQRPGLDRMGIGYGGLMHLTGYPDTPPVRPGVTVSDYLTGAFCAHAAVAALYGRDAHRRGSGAGAVIDASLYGSILRILEWTIAAYDRLGMVRQREGNRLANSAPLDNYPTADGGYICIVAGSDANFARLCRAMGRPELLDDPRFTTLAERAANADLINGIVAEWTSARPAADVEAACVKADVPVASAYSVADIVADEQVGARGDLVTIDDPVLGAVRQQAPFPRVVGTPTVVPSGAPRLGEHNREIWCDLVGLSGAELADLEAGGVV; encoded by the coding sequence GTGCCGGGGCCCCTCGAGGGCCTGCGGGTGATCGACGTCGGTACACGCCTCGCAGCTCCCTTCTGCGCCGGGCTCCTCGGCGAGATGGGGGCGGACGTGGTCAAGGTCGAGCAGCCCTCGGGCGGTGACTTCATGCGCACCATCGGACCTTTCGAGGATGGCTACTCGCTGTTCTGGGCGGTCGAGGGCCGTGGCCGGCGGAGCGCGACACTCGACCTGCGCCAGCCGCGAGGCCAGGAGCTGTTCCGACGGCTGGCAGCGCACGCCGACGTGGTCTGCGAGAACTTCCGGCCCGGGACGATGGAGGGATGGCACATCGGGCCGGCGGACCTCGATCCCCGGCTGGTGATGGTGCGCATCAGCGTCTTCGGCCAGGACGGGCCCAAGGCGCAGCGGCCCGGTCTCGACCGCATGGGCATCGGCTACGGCGGCCTGATGCACCTGACCGGCTATCCGGACACGCCACCCGTGCGGCCAGGCGTGACGGTCTCGGACTATCTGACCGGGGCCTTCTGCGCCCATGCTGCGGTCGCCGCCCTCTACGGCCGGGACGCCCACCGGCGAGGCTCGGGGGCCGGCGCGGTGATCGACGCCTCCCTCTACGGCTCGATCCTGCGCATCCTCGAGTGGACCATCGCCGCCTACGACCGGCTGGGCATGGTGCGCCAGCGCGAGGGCAACCGCCTGGCCAACTCGGCGCCGCTCGACAACTACCCGACGGCCGACGGCGGCTACATCTGCATCGTCGCCGGTTCGGACGCCAACTTCGCCCGCCTGTGCCGAGCTATGGGCCGGCCCGAGCTCCTCGATGATCCGAGGTTCACCACGCTGGCCGAGCGAGCGGCGAACGCGGACCTTATCAACGGCATCGTCGCCGAGTGGACCTCGGCCCGGCCGGCAGCCGACGTGGAGGCGGCCTGCGTCAAGGCCGACGTTCCGGTCGCCAGCGCCTACAGCGTGGCCGACATCGTCGCCGACGAGCAGGTGGGGGCGCGCGGTGACCTCGTCACCATCGACGATCCCGTGCTGGGCGCAGTCCGCCAACAGGCGCCGTTCCCCCGGGTCGTCGGCACCCCGACGGTGGTGCCGTCGGGCGCGCCCCGCCTCGGCGAGCACAACCGGGAGATCTGGTGCGACCTCGTCGGCCTCTCCGGGGCCGAGCTCGCCGATCTCGAGGCGGGCGGGGTCGTCTGA
- a CDS encoding acyl-CoA dehydrogenase family protein, which produces MDLSPTPSEEEFRGEMREWLHGHLPWEYGTGLPPRFQDLAEEVAFLRRWQASLAAGRWIGVSWPAEFGGRGTGPAEHYIVQEELARARAPELVGRIGINLVGPTLLAHGSPEQRRRWLARILTAEELWCQLFSEPGAGSDLASLSTRAERAEGGWLLTGEKVWTSYAQFADWGVCLARTDASAPKHRGISYLVVDMRAPGVEVTPLVQLTGEAEFNQVFLNDVFVPEAQLIGEENRGWQVASSTLSHERGTSPRQLVIHTQLLAELLRLAAESGAYDDPRIRPRLAQAFVELRLFRLHNWRTLSRLEKGLDPGPEGSLLKLYWSEMSQRLHDLAMAVLGPASSLARGARDNPGDGSWQRSWLYYHAASIFAGTNEIQRNIIAERVLGLPREPVA; this is translated from the coding sequence GTGGACCTGTCCCCCACCCCCTCCGAGGAGGAGTTCCGCGGCGAGATGCGGGAGTGGCTGCACGGCCATCTCCCGTGGGAGTACGGCACGGGCCTGCCGCCCCGTTTCCAGGACCTGGCCGAGGAGGTGGCCTTCCTGCGGCGGTGGCAGGCGAGCCTCGCCGCGGGCCGGTGGATCGGCGTCTCCTGGCCGGCGGAGTTCGGCGGGCGGGGAACGGGGCCGGCCGAGCACTACATCGTGCAGGAGGAGCTGGCGCGGGCCCGAGCGCCCGAGCTCGTGGGCCGCATCGGGATCAACCTGGTGGGCCCCACCCTTCTCGCCCACGGCAGCCCTGAGCAACGGCGACGCTGGCTGGCCCGGATCCTCACGGCCGAGGAGCTGTGGTGCCAGCTCTTCAGCGAGCCCGGGGCGGGCAGCGACCTGGCGTCGCTGTCGACCCGCGCCGAGCGCGCCGAGGGCGGCTGGTTGCTGACCGGCGAGAAGGTGTGGACCTCCTACGCCCAGTTCGCCGACTGGGGCGTGTGCCTGGCTCGCACTGACGCGTCGGCACCCAAGCACCGGGGCATCTCCTACCTGGTGGTCGACATGCGGGCGCCGGGGGTCGAGGTGACACCCCTCGTGCAGCTGACGGGGGAAGCCGAGTTCAACCAGGTGTTCCTGAACGACGTCTTCGTCCCCGAGGCCCAGCTGATCGGCGAGGAGAACCGGGGTTGGCAGGTGGCGAGCTCCACCTTGTCCCACGAGCGTGGGACCAGCCCCCGCCAGCTCGTGATCCACACCCAGCTGCTGGCCGAGCTCCTCCGCCTGGCAGCCGAGTCGGGGGCGTACGACGACCCGCGGATACGCCCGCGCCTGGCGCAGGCGTTCGTCGAGCTGCGCCTCTTCAGGCTCCACAACTGGCGCACGCTGTCGCGACTGGAGAAGGGACTCGACCCTGGGCCCGAGGGCAGCCTGCTCAAGCTGTACTGGAGCGAGATGAGCCAGCGCCTGCACGACCTCGCCATGGCCGTCCTCGGCCCGGCCTCCTCATTGGCCCGCGGTGCCCGGGACAATCCGGGAGATGGGAGCTGGCAGCGCTCGTGGCTCTATTACCACGCGGCATCCATCTTCGCCGGCACCAACGAGATCCAGCGCAACATCATCGCCGAGCGCGTCCTCGGCCTGCCGAGGGAGCCGGTGGCCTGA
- a CDS encoding acyl-CoA dehydrogenase family protein, whose translation MTLDTLAMDFELSEDQLALREAARGLLDDLSSPLRVRSVVDRGGGFDDGLWKAMAVQGWMGVEVPEVQGGLGLGPVEAAVLLEEVGRHVAPAPFLSSLLAVGALARAAASGVAWAEPWVEALVSGEAIAAVVWDPLAPALFAPSADVIVACGEDDDGVPALVGAEVPADRRPPRQPAMDLTRELGWVELEGLSPVRLGGPDAVEAMIDRGATAHAAEMLGGAGRALEMAVEHAKDRVQFGRPIGSFQAVKHRCADMLVDVEGMRSSVYHAAWCISADDPDAAVAASAAKVWCSDAATRVMASCLQVHGGIGFTWEHDLHLFLKRAQLDQVSFGDAALHRERLARLLRTRVESGGSVV comes from the coding sequence GTGACCCTCGACACTCTGGCCATGGACTTCGAGCTGTCGGAGGATCAGCTCGCGCTGCGTGAGGCCGCTCGGGGGCTGCTCGACGACCTGTCGTCGCCGCTTCGGGTCAGGTCGGTGGTCGACCGGGGCGGTGGGTTCGACGACGGGCTGTGGAAGGCGATGGCCGTCCAGGGCTGGATGGGCGTCGAGGTGCCCGAGGTCCAGGGGGGCCTCGGGCTAGGACCCGTCGAGGCCGCCGTCCTCCTGGAGGAGGTCGGCCGGCACGTGGCGCCGGCGCCGTTCCTTTCGAGCCTGCTCGCCGTCGGTGCCCTCGCCCGGGCCGCGGCCTCTGGTGTCGCGTGGGCCGAGCCCTGGGTGGAGGCGCTGGTGAGCGGCGAGGCGATCGCCGCCGTCGTCTGGGACCCGCTCGCCCCGGCGCTCTTCGCGCCATCGGCGGACGTGATCGTGGCCTGCGGGGAGGACGACGACGGCGTTCCTGCCCTTGTTGGCGCCGAGGTTCCCGCCGACCGGCGCCCCCCACGCCAGCCGGCCATGGACCTCACCAGGGAGCTGGGTTGGGTCGAGCTGGAGGGCTTGTCGCCGGTCCGGCTCGGAGGACCCGATGCGGTGGAGGCGATGATCGACCGCGGGGCAACCGCCCACGCAGCGGAGATGCTTGGGGGTGCAGGTAGGGCCTTGGAGATGGCCGTCGAGCACGCCAAGGACCGGGTCCAGTTCGGCCGACCCATCGGCAGCTTCCAGGCCGTCAAGCATCGCTGCGCCGACATGCTGGTCGACGTCGAGGGCATGCGCTCGAGCGTCTACCACGCCGCGTGGTGCATCTCCGCCGATGATCCCGACGCCGCCGTCGCTGCCTCGGCGGCAAAGGTCTGGTGTTCCGACGCCGCGACGAGGGTGATGGCGTCCTGCCTCCAGGTGCACGGTGGGATCGGCTTCACGTGGGAGCACGACCTGCACCTCTTCCTGAAACGCGCCCAGCTCGACCAGGTCAGCTTCGGCGACGCCGCCTTGCACCGCGAACGGCTCGCCCGGTTGCTGCGGACCCGGGTCGAGTCCGGGGGGAGCGTCGTCTAA